The following proteins are co-located in the Pyricularia oryzae 70-15 chromosome 1, whole genome shotgun sequence genome:
- a CDS encoding LYR family protein, translating into MPPPPNPELRRQVIAIYKELLNLGKDYPQGGLTYFRPRLHKAFMSNAHLRDEDKIREGIARAEFVQKEIEALYYLKRYRTLNKRYSPG; encoded by the exons atgccaccaccgccgaaCCCGGAGCTTCGAAGGCAGGTGATTGCCATCTACAAAG AGCTCCTCAACCTCGGAAAAGACTACCCCCAAGGCGGCCTGACATACTTTCGCCCTCGCCTGCACAAGGCCTTCATGTCCAACGCCCACCTGCGCGATGAGGATAAGATACGGGAGGGGATTGCGCGCGCCGAGTTTGTGCAGAAAG AGATTGAGGCGTTATACTACCTCAAGCGATACAGGACGCTGAATAAACGATACAGCCCCGGCTGA